The following nucleotide sequence is from Thermostaphylospora chromogena.
AACTGGCCACGGCCACCAGGAAGGCGACCGCCAGCACCACGATCGTCCCCGTCCGGACGTCGCCGAACAGCAGCACCGAGTCGTACGCCTCGTCCGCCGGGGTGGTCGGGGCGCGCCCGGGCACCAGGTCGTGCAGGACGGTGCGTGCCCGGTCCATGAGGGCCGTGTCCGCCTCCGCGCCGAGCCTGACGATCAGCTGCCGGTACCTCCCCATCTCCCTGGCCTCGACCTTCGCCGGCACGTCCGCCGCGGCAAGCCGCTCGTGCGCCTCCTTCGCCAGCTCGACCTGCCGATCGGCGGGGATCGCCACGCTCAGGCTCGTGCCGTCCAGGCCCCTGATCACCCCTATGTCAGGGCTGAGCAGCCCGAGGAAGCCCGCCAGGAACCCGACGAGGGCGACGCCGCTCACGGTGCGCCAGCTCGAGCGGGGATCGTCGATCAGCCGCCGTCCGGCCAGCAGCGTCGCCGGGCGGCGGGCGACGCCCACGGCGATCCTGCCGATCAGCGCCACCACCCAGGGACCGACCAGGTTGATGACGAGGAAGGCGGCGGCCAGGAACCCGACCGCCACGGCGAACCCCGCGTTCCCCATGACGACGGGCGTCGCGACGACGACCGCGAAGAACACCACGACCCGGATGAACCGCAGCCCGGGCGGGGTTTCGCGGCGGGCGACGCCGAGCGGGCTGACCACCACCCGGCGCAGGCCGACCACGGCCGACACCCCGACCAGGAGCGGCACGGCGAGCAGCACGCCCGCCGTGGGCAGCACCCCGGGCCACAGGTCGGCGACGAACCACTCCCCGCCCGCGATGGGGATCCCGGCGAGCAACGGCGCCGCCAGGCCGTACAGGACGACGCCGACCACCGCACCGATCACCGCGACGATCATCGCCTCGGCCACGGTCATGCCCACGACCTGGCCGGGGGTGGCGCCCACCAGGCGCAGCGCGGCCAGCCGCTGGTCACGCCGGGCCACCGTGAGCCGGGCCGCGGCCCCGCCGAAGACCAGCAGCGGCACCACCATCAGCACGGTGCTGATCGCCGCCAGCATCCGGTACCCGGTCGACTGCTCGGTCTCCTCGCCGGTGAAGCCGGCGATCCTCGTCGCCGGGATGACGGTATGCGACCTCGGCGCCTCCGACACCCGCGCGGCGGGGTCGTCCGACACCCGCACGGCCGGGTCGTCCGGCGCCCTGCCCACCACCGCGACCAGCTCGTCGGGGTGGATCAGCGCCTCCTCCCCCAGCTCGCCCGCGGGACGCGGAAAGCGGTCGGCGAGCCGGTCGGCGGGCAGCTCGCCGACCAGACGGGCCAGCGCGGGCGACATCCACGCCTCACCCGGCGCGGGGAAGCGCGACAGCCCCGGCGGCGTGGGCGCGTTCGGGGTGAGCGCCGCCACGTCCACCACCGTGATCGGCCGGCCCGCGGCGAACTCGACGTGCACCGCCTGCACGGCCACCGGCTCCCCCTCGGCGGGGACCGGGTTGCGCCACGCCTCGCGTTCGGCCCGCGCGGCGAAGGCGAAGTTCACCGCCACCACGAACATCAGCAGCGCGGTCGACACGGCGACGGCGGCCAGGGTCAGCCCCGTGCCCAGCAGCCCCCTGCGCCCGCTGCGGCGCAGCAGCAGCCAGCTCAGCTCCACCGACTTCATCGGGGCCCCTCCGCGGGCACGGCCATGCCCGCCGTCCGGCCCTCGGTCTGGGCGAGGATCACACCGTCGCGCATCTCCACCGTCCTGGAGCACCAGCGGGCCACCTGAGGATCGTGGGTGACCACCACGAGCGATGCGCCGTTGTGCGCGGTCGCCTCCACCAGCAGCCGCATCGTCTCCTGGCTGGTGTTCTGGTCCAGCGCGCCGGTCGGTTCGTCCGCGAAGACCACCGCCGGACGGGTGATCAGCGCCCGGGCCAGGGCGACCCGCTGCGCCTGCCCGCCGGACAGCTCGCCGGGGCGCCTGCCCTCCATCCCGGCCAGGCCGAGCGGCGGGAACCACGTCCGCGCCTGGGCCACGGCCTCGCGACGGGCGACGCCGCCCAGCATCAGCGGCAGCGCCACGTTCTCCTCCGCGGGAAGTTCCGGAAGAAGCTGCCCGAATTGGAACACGAATCCGAACCGGGTGCGACGCAGCTCGCTGCGCTCCTGTTCGCGCATCGTGTCCACCCGGCGGCCGTCCAGGGTCACCTCACCCACGTCCGGCCGCATGATCCCGGCCAGACAGTGCAGCAGTGTGGATTTGCCCGACCCGCTCGGTCCCATGATCGCCACGGCTTCGCGCCGCCGTACCGCTATGTCCACCCCTGCCAGGGCGAGGGTCGGCCCGAACCGTTTCACCAGCCCTCGGCCTTGGAGGATCACCTCGTCGCTCATGATTGTCCACTCTGGCGTTCAGGCGGGGCCGGGCGGATCGACCACGCGTCCCTTCCGTCTCGGCCGAAAGGTCGAATCATCCCCGTCCGAACGGCTGGCAGAATCAGGGGGTGACCATTCGGGTGCTCATCGCGGACGATCAGGCCCTGGTGCGTACGGGCTTTCAGATGATCATCGACGCTCAGCCCGACATGGAGGTGGTCGCGGCGGTCGCCGACGGCGTGCAGGCGGTGGAGCATGCGCGGCGACTACGGCCCGACGTGTGCCTGCTGGACATCCGCATGCCGAGGCTGGACGGCCTGGAGGCGACCAGGATCCTCGCCGGCGAAGGCGTGGAGGATCCGATGCGCGTGGTCATCGTGACCACGTTCGACCTCGACGAGTACGTCTACGGCGCGCTGCGCTCGGGAGCGTGCGGGTTCCTGCTCAAAGACAGCGGTCCCACGCTGCTGCTCGAAGCCGTGCGGGCGGCGGCCGTCGGCGACGCGCTGGTGTCGCCGTCGATCACGGTACGGCTGCT
It contains:
- a CDS encoding FtsX-like permease family protein → MKSVELSWLLLRRSGRRGLLGTGLTLAAVAVSTALLMFVVAVNFAFAARAEREAWRNPVPAEGEPVAVQAVHVEFAAGRPITVVDVAALTPNAPTPPGLSRFPAPGEAWMSPALARLVGELPADRLADRFPRPAGELGEEALIHPDELVAVVGRAPDDPAVRVSDDPAARVSEAPRSHTVIPATRIAGFTGEETEQSTGYRMLAAISTVLMVVPLLVFGGAAARLTVARRDQRLAALRLVGATPGQVVGMTVAEAMIVAVIGAVVGVVLYGLAAPLLAGIPIAGGEWFVADLWPGVLPTAGVLLAVPLLVGVSAVVGLRRVVVSPLGVARRETPPGLRFIRVVVFFAVVVATPVVMGNAGFAVAVGFLAAAFLVINLVGPWVVALIGRIAVGVARRPATLLAGRRLIDDPRSSWRTVSGVALVGFLAGFLGLLSPDIGVIRGLDGTSLSVAIPADRQVELAKEAHERLAAADVPAKVEAREMGRYRQLIVRLGAEADTALMDRARTVLHDLVPGRAPTTPADEAYDSVLLFGDVRTGTIVVLAVAFLVAVASSGIAATSSVLDRRQTYALLRLAGTPLRVLNAARRAETLIPLTVMGGGAIGTGVLCGLPFASIGGSWTGLVILLVCVGVGFTAVLGAGALSAPLLRSVTTDPAPRPD
- a CDS encoding ABC transporter ATP-binding protein, translating into MSDEVILQGRGLVKRFGPTLALAGVDIAVRRREAVAIMGPSGSGKSTLLHCLAGIMRPDVGEVTLDGRRVDTMREQERSELRRTRFGFVFQFGQLLPELPAEENVALPLMLGGVARREAVAQARTWFPPLGLAGMEGRRPGELSGGQAQRVALARALITRPAVVFADEPTGALDQNTSQETMRLLVEATAHNGASLVVVTHDPQVARWCSRTVEMRDGVILAQTEGRTAGMAVPAEGPR
- a CDS encoding response regulator, translating into MTIRVLIADDQALVRTGFQMIIDAQPDMEVVAAVADGVQAVEHARRLRPDVCLLDIRMPRLDGLEATRILAGEGVEDPMRVVIVTTFDLDEYVYGALRSGACGFLLKDSGPTLLLEAVRAAAVGDALVSPSITVRLLAHLSQPRQGQARQPEEPLTDRELDVVRLVARGRTNQEVAAELFVSLSTVKTHIGSIMMKLRARNRVEIAAWAWESGIVR